From the genome of Aspergillus chevalieri M1 DNA, chromosome 8, nearly complete sequence, one region includes:
- a CDS encoding uncharacterized protein (SECRETED:SignalP(1-19);~antiSMASH:Cluster_8.3): MKVSLVFVTSLVACASAAAVDQSAEANLLVTRDCGAADSCQGFGWGEDLCNDRCKKCQGGSGYYKRGECCGMGLYTCCCYYD; this comes from the exons ATGAAGGTTTCCCTCGTTTTTGTCACCTCCTTGGTTGCCTGCgcctcagcagcagcagttgaCCAATCTGCTGAAGCCAACCTTCTTGTGACCCGAGACTGTGGTGCTGCCGACTCATGCCAAGGTTTCGGATGGGGCGAGGATTTGTGCAATGACCGG TGCAAGAAATGCCAGGGAGGCAGTGGATATTACAAGAGAGGCGAATGTTGTGGTATGGGGCTGTA TACTTGCTGCTGCTACTATGATTGA
- a CDS encoding pyridoxal phosphate-dependent decarboxylase family protein (COG:E;~EggNog:ENOG410PJD8;~InterPro:IPR015424,IPR002129;~SMCOG1180:Decarboxylase, pyridoxal-dependent;~antiSMASH:Cluster_8.3;~go_function: GO:0016831 - carboxy-lyase activity [Evidence IEA];~go_function: GO:0030170 - pyridoxal phosphate binding [Evidence IEA];~go_process: GO:0019752 - carboxylic acid metabolic process [Evidence IEA]), translated as MSFGQDKDDDAFNIVNSYFIGPKAANLPDFRANINTILDELLETRLNYYPQDNERKFITKKVRRSEKFIKIRDNFSDVIRKVSQLLGEHSVPFWSPRYEAHMCTDLTVPGLLGYFMTMLYNPNNVALEASPLTTVAELKAGRQLCNLFGYNTDEGKKDEPLAWGHITCDGTIANLESIWVARNLKFYPLTLREAIKEGKLKFVGDTFKVTFWDKEDKVFKEGLLRDMDTWTLLNLRPETVLDLPEKLNRDYGISNQFLEGALKKFNIQTIGRDPLENDHMRKNPTQYFLAKTRHYSWPKGLAIAGIGSGNITEIKVDNDAHIDLEELEDELKACAKAQVAVYAVVAIIGSTEEGAVDRLSKIVEIRERLQKDHGLSFLIHADAAWGGYFATMLNRTPGDKPAKSDDGQGPIPALCLRDETEEDLLALQHADSITVDPHKAGYIPYPAGSLVYRDGRMRHLVTWSSPYLSQGSAENIGVYGVEGSKPGAAAMSTWLSNQTIGLNPSGYGTLLGEAAFTSARLSVRYAVATSTKEGVKKNFICVPFNKLSSEKHPEDFLNSTAVENERQWIRDNILRKENKDLIKDRQAMAKLRTLGSDLNINCFTLNWYDEHGNINKDIEEANYLMKRVVDRLSITSANTDPSNIPVYLTSTKFEQELYGDCAKNYMKRMGLEESDEDLFVIRNVVMSPFPTQDYFIGHLMDALEDIIEEEVDTIRKRNHRGNHVAKFLMQGTDNVFLVLQTSFHCATLRQQLIVSGELDEDFKKTYVNFKNQNAEKSLILESTDPIDLHEKIDKLPDQPLEFKAKIWKKEDLTSKEDENKPEPIAKGTVKVTRVVKSRPLNSEHREKNYPEDFTPFYLYGTPEQQHISHMLLRAPNIALCAGRVTLTRQVDGKDVKLDSNVLSQVPNGLILTLQNCPEAAMQPFPEKNKDLPSRFFFKKDHKFPVKIWEDPRPNSSKGPGLLEGLKELCEATMVLNKDVDVDAEWPNNDSHKYKKPDCDHWQKELENIDSVLNSRHKDINNTK; from the exons ATGTCATTCGGCCAGGATAAAGACGACGATGCTTTTAATATCGTCAATTCTTATTTCATTGGGCCAAAGGCTGCCAATTTGCCCGATTTCAGAGCGAACATCAATACAATCCTTGATGAGCTGCTCGAGACTAGATTGAATTACTACCCCCAGGACAAT GAACGGAAATTCATTACAAAGAAAGTCCGGAGATCAGAAAAGTTCATCAAGATCAGAGACAACTTCAGTGATGTGATCAGAAAAGTTTCACAGCTTCTGGGGGAGCACTCTGTTCCTTTCTGGTCCCCACGGTATGAGGCCCACATGTGTACAGATTTGACCGTACCCGGATTGCTGGGATACTTCATGACCATGTTGTACAATCCAAACAACGTTGCTCTGGAGGCCAGTCCCCTGACCACTGTTGCCGAACTGAAGGCTGGACGACAACTTTGCAACCTGTTTGGATACAACACTGATGAGGGGAAAAAAGACGAGCCATTGGCTTGGGGTCATATCACCTGTGATGGTACAATTGCCAATCTGGAATCCATATGGGTTG CGCGAAACCTGAAGTTCTACCCCTTGACCCTCAGAGAGGCCATCAAGGAGGGAAAGCTGAAGTTTGTTGGCGATACATTCAAAGTCACCTTCTGGGACAAGGAAGACAAGGTTTTCAAAGAAGGGTTGCTCAGGGATATGGACACCTGGACGCTGCTCAATCTGCGCCCCGAGACTGTTCTTGATCTGCCAGAGAAGCTGAACAGAGATTATGGCATTTCGAATCAATTCCTTGAGGGTGCTTTGAAGAAGTTTAACATCCAGACAATTGGTCGCGACCCCTTGGAAAATGACCATATGCGAAAGAATCCAACGCAATACTTCCTGGCAAAGACTCGCCATTACTCATGGCCAAAGGGATTGG CAATTGCCGGCATTGGCTCAGGGAATATTACTGAAATCAAAGTCGACAACGACGCCCACATTGACCTTGAGGAGCTTGAAGATGAGCTGAAGGCCTGTGCCAAGGCGCAAGTCGCTGTATACGCTGTCGTGGCCATCATTGGCTCCACTGAAGAAGGCGCTGTCGACCGGCTGTCTAAGATTGTGGAAATCAGAGAAAGACTGCAAAAGGATCACGGCCTTTCTTTTCTAATTCATGCCGACGCCGCCTGGGGAGGCTACTTTGCCACCATGTTGAACCGGACACCTGGTGATAAGCCGGCAAAGAGCGATGACGGCCAAGGTCCCATCCCTGCATTGTGCTTAAGAGACGAAACTGAAGAGGATCTTTTGGCCCTTCAACACGCGGATTCTATTACAGTTGATCCACACAAGGCCGGTTACATCCCGTACCCAGCAGGAAGTTTGGTATACCGGGATGGACGCATGAGGCACCTGGTGACATGGTCCAGTCCCTACCTATCCCAGGGATCAGCGGAGAATATTGGTGTTTATGGTGTGGAGGGAAG TAAACCTGGAGCTGCAGCTATGTCAACCTGGCTCTCCAACCAGACTATCGGCCTGAACCCAAGTGGTTACGGAACATTGCTGGGTGAAGCGGCATTTACCAGCGCTAGA TTATCTGTGCGCTACGCCGTagcgaccagcaccaaggaagGAGTCAAAAAGAACTTCATTTGTGTCCCTTTCAACAAACTGTCTTCTGAGAAACACCCAGAGGACTTCCTCAACTCCACAGCCGTCGAAAATGAGAGACAATGGATTCGGGATAATATCCTACGAAAGGAAAACAAGGACCTCATCAAAGATCGTCAAGCAATGGCCAAGTTGCGCACCCTGGGTTCGGACCTTAACATCAATTGCTTCACGCTCAACTGGTATGATGAACACGGAAACATCAACAAGGACATTGAAGAGGCAAACTATTTGATGAAGAGGGTCGTCGACAGACTTTCCATCACGAGTGCCAATACCGATCCATCCAATATCCCGGTGTACTTGACATCCACAAAGTTCGAACAGGAGCTGTACGGGGACTGCGCCAAGAACTACATGAAGAGAATGGGACTCGAGGAGAGCGATGAGGACTTGTTCGTTATTCGCAATGTGGTTATGAGTCCATTCCCGACCCAGGACTACTTTATCGGCCATCTTATGGACGCACTGGAGGATATTATCGAGGAGGAAGTTGACACCATCAGGAAACGTAACCATCGTGGAAACCATGTTGCCAAGTTCCTGATGCAGGGCACTGACAACGTCTTCCTTGTCCTGCAAACCTCCTTCCACTGTGCAACCCTCCGACAGCAACTCATCGTCTCTGGAGAGCTCGATGAGGACTTCAAGAAGACTTACGTCAACTTCAAAAATCAAAATGCAGAAAAATCCCTTATCTTGGAGTCCACAGACCCGATTGATCTCCATGAAAAGATCGATAAACTTCCCGATCAGCCTCTTGAGTTCAAGGCAAAGATCTGGAAGAAGGAGGATTTAACCAGTAAGGAGGATGAGAATAAACCAGAACCTATCGCCAAGGGAACCGTGAAGGTGACTCGGGTCGTCAAAAGCCGGCCACTGAACTCAGAACACAGAGAGAAGAACTACCCTGAAGACTTCACGCCCTTCTATCTCTACGGTACCCCAGAGCAGCAGCACATTTCCCACATGCTTCTTCGAGCCCCCAACATCGCTCTCTGTGCCGGCAGGGTTACACTCACTCGCCAAGTCGACGGTAAAGATGTCAAGCTCGACAGTAATGTCCTCTCGCAAGTCCCCAACGGCCTGATCCTTACCTTGCAAAACTGCCCAGAAGCCGCAATGCAGCCCTTCCCagagaagaacaaggatcTGCCATCCCGGTTCTTTTTCAAAAAGGACCACAAGTTTCCAGTCAAAATTTGGGAAGACCCCAGGccgaacagcagcaaggGACCGGGACTGCTGGAGGGTTTGAAAGAACTGTGCGAAGCTACAATGGTTCTGAACAAGGATGTCGACGTTGATGCAGAATGGCCAAATAATGATTCACACAAATATAAAAAGCCTGATTGTGACCATTGGCAGAAGGAGTTGGAAAATATTGACAGTGTTCTTAACAGTCGGCACAAGGATATTAACAATACTAAGTAG